A genomic window from Solanum stenotomum isolate F172 chromosome 10, ASM1918654v1, whole genome shotgun sequence includes:
- the LOC125841690 gene encoding disease resistance protein At4g27190-like codes for VDIPTDDLINCWLAEGILGEHDSYEEAYNRGITTIRSLVDACLLETHEMDFVKMHDVVRDVAKWIANTFGDDHTSVFQAGIRLTEISHIKVSVSVKRISFVSNKIQCLPDCFTECPETISLLLQDNEPLVKIPHEFFLSFPALRVVNLSATGIRALPCSIHSLSQLQNCNGLKELPPIGNLCNLQLLDCDNTRLRCLPQGMDKLTDLRLLNMPESDLESSIGQGFFLKLSSIEIINMMGSCLGSTSFDEISSLHNLTSLFIRLDSSSIFNRDHTWMTRLKRFRIEVGKTSIYIPFNKSSREIIVSKCEIFSSRVVSGMLQFASHLYLEEFMGLGKLFAYNSFDGLKLLHIESCSCDFGSTEEGSGHQIDPLPNLEHLSLVYVDNLKSVSDFGHLRFSKLRQLDINICDSLTCLFNVGGGFSVPLEEITISYCEELVELFVQCSTSRIPSVRKLVLRYLPKLGTLGEPWEHLEELKVISCHEIRKLPLSIQTSNNIKVIKGTPEWWSHLEWDDDNFKSNLEHCFTESYW; via the coding sequence GTGGATATTCCAACAGATGATCTCATAAATTGCTGGTTGGCAGAGGGGATCCTCGGTGAACATGACTCATATGAAGAAGCCTACAACAGGGGAATCACAACGATTAGGAGTCTTGTAGATGCCTGCTTGCTAGAAACACATGAGATGGATTTTGTGAAGATGCACGATGTGGTTCGTGATGTTGCTAAATGGATAGCTAATACCTTTGGGGATGACCACACTTCTGTTTTTCAAGCTGGAATTAGGTTGACTGAGATATCACATATTAAAGTATCAGTTTCTGTCAAGAGAATATCTTTCGTAAGCAACAAAATTCAATGTCTACCTGATTGCTTCACGGAATGCCCAGAGACAATATCTTTACTTTTGCAAGACAATGAACCCCTTGTGAAAATTccccatgaattttttttgtcatttccaGCTCTAAGAGTTGTGAATCTGAGTGCAACTGGTATTAGAGCACTGCCTTGTTCCATCCATAGTTTATCTCAACTACAAAATTGCAATGGGTTGAAAGAGTTACCACCTATTGGTAATCTTTGCAATTTGCAATTGCTTGATTGTGATAATACAAGGTTACGTTGTCTGCCGCAAGGAATGGACAAGTTGACAGATCTGAGGTTATTAAATATGCCTGAATCAGATTTGGAGAGCAGCATCGGCCAaggatttttcctaaaattgtCTAgcattgaaataataaatatgatggGTAGCTGTCTTGGATCAACTTCTTTTGATGAGATATCGTCTCTACACAATCTGACATCTCTTTTTATTAGATTAGATAGCTCATCAATTTTCAATAGAGACCACACCTGGATGACTAGATTGAAACGGTTTCGAATTGAAGTTGggaaaacttcaatttataTACCATTCAACAAGTCAAGCAGGGAGATAATTGTCTCCAAGTGTGAAATTTTCAGTAGCAGAGTGGTCTCAGGCATGTTGCAATTTGCTTCACATTTGTACTTGGAAGAATTCATGGGTCTCGGGAAGCTGTTTGCGTACAACAGTTTTGACGGATTAAAATTGCTACACATAGAGAGTTGTTCTTGTGATTTCGGATCAACGGAAGAAGGAAGTGGACATCAGATTGACCCTTTGCCAAATCTGGAACATCTCAGCCTTGTTTATGTAgataatttaaagagtgtttctGATTTCGGTCATCTAAGATTTTCTAAATTACGCCAGCTGGATATTAACATTTGTGACAGTTTAACATGTCTGTTCAATGTTGGTGGAGGTTTTTCTGTACCTTTGGAAGAAATTACAATTAGCTATTGTGAAGAGCTGGTAGAGTTGTTTGTGCAATGCAGCACAAGTCGAATTCCAAGCGTCCGGAAGTTGGTGTTGAGATACTTACCAAAATTAGGAACGCTGGGGGAGCCGTGGGAACACCTGGAGGAACTTAAGGTGATATCTTGCCATGAAATAAGGAAGTTGCCTCTCTCTATTCAAACCTCCAACAACATCAAAGTGATAAAAGGAACACCAGAATGGTGGAGCCATTTGGAGTGGGACGACGACAACTTCAAGTCAAATTTAGAGCATTGTTTCACAGAATCCTACTGGTAG